A stretch of Gallus gallus isolate bGalGal1 chromosome 2, bGalGal1.mat.broiler.GRCg7b, whole genome shotgun sequence DNA encodes these proteins:
- the CDK5 gene encoding cyclin-dependent-like kinase 5, producing MQKYEKLEKIGEGTYGTVFKAKNRETHEIVALKRVRLDDDDEGVPSSALREICLLKELKHKNIVRLHDVLHSDKKLTLVFEFCDQDLKKYFDSCNGDLDPEIVKSFMYQLLKGLAFCHSRNVLHRDLKPQNLLINRNGELKLADFGLARAFGIPVRCYSAEVVTLWYRPPDVLFGAKLYSTSIDMWSAGCIFAELANAGRPLFPGNDVDDQLKRIFRLLGTPTEEQWPAMAKLPDYKPYPMYPATTSLVNVVPKLNATGRDLLQNLLKCNPVQRISAEEALQHPYFTDFCPP from the exons ATGCAGAAGTACGAGAAGCTGGAGAAGATCGGGGAAG GTACGTACGGGACGGTGTTCAAGGCCAAGAACCGGGAGACCCACGAGATCGTGGCGCTGAAGCGGGTGCGGCTGGACGATGACGACGAG GGCGTTCCCAGCTCTGCGCTGAGGGAGATCTGCCTCCTGAAGGAGCTGAAGCACAAAAACATCGTCAG GCTGCACGACGTCCTGCACAGCGATAAGAAGCTGACTCTGGTCTTTGAGTTCTGCGACCAG GACCTCAAGAAGTACTTCGACAGCTGCAACGGGGATCTGGACCCTGAGATCGTGAAG tCCTTCATGTACCAGCTGCTGAAGGGCCTCGCGTTCTGCCACAGCCGCAACGTCCTGCACAGGGACCTGAAGCCGCAGAACCTCCTCATTAACAGG AATGGGGAGCTGAAGCTGGCAGACTTCGGCCTGGCGCGGGCCTTCGGCATCCCGGTGCGCTGCTACTCAGCAGAG GTGGTCACACTGTGGTACCGACCCCCGGATGTGCTGTTTGGTGCCAAGCTGTACTCCACCTCCATCGACATGTGGTCGGCTGGCTGCATCTTCGCAG AGCTGGCCAACGCGGGGCGGCCGCTCTTCCCGGGGAACGACGTGGACGACCAGCTGAAGAGGATCTTCCG GCTGCTGGGCACCCCCACGGAGGAGCAGTGGCCGGCCATGGCCAAGCTGCCTGACTACAAG CCCTACCCCATGTACCCCGCCACCACGTCCCTCGTCAATGTGGTGCCCAAGCTGAACGCCACCGGCCGGGACCTGCTGCAG AACCTGCTGAAGTGCAACCCGGTGCAGCGGATATCGGCGGAGGAGGCCCTGCAGCACCCCTACTTCACGGACTTCTGCCCCCCCTAA